Within bacterium, the genomic segment AACGTACAACAAACTCATGGCCGGATTGGTTTCATGGGGACTGCTGTTACTACTCACTTCGATTGCCAATAGCGATTTAATCAATAAAATTCCGATACTCTCCGACGCACAATATCGCTACCCACTCGAAGCGCTGCTTCTCGTCGCAGGCGGCACGTTCATCGTCTCTGCCATATTCACCTGGCTGCCGCGTTTGATCGCCGCGCGTGAAACAACAAGCGCACTGCAGGCACGTTCAGACTACACTTCGGAAATGACCCGCATTCTCAAAGCCAATTCGCGCGACATGCACCAACTCCAACACGCAGTTGCCCGTTTGCTCAAGTTCACTTCTGTCGATACGATCCGCGTCAACAAGCCGATTATCGACCCTGACCCGGTTGTCAACACTGGTTTGGAGAATCGCCTCTCGCAGTTCTATGATGTTCTCTCGGAAGGCAACTACGTATTTCTTTCCGAAGGATTCGGACATCACACAACGCCGGTCGCGCTTATGCCGATCAGGGTTGATCAGGAAGGCGTTGATGCCATCCTCGGGCTCTGGACAAGTGCCGATGTCGTCACAGATTCGTTGCTGGACAATCTCCAACTCACGACTGATGTGCTAATGATTGGCGGATTTGCATCCGGTGTCGAACACGAATCCAACGATCCATACGAATCACTGTTCAACTCACTGCGCGTCGACCTCATGGATGCTGACCGCATCTCTGACCACATCCGGCAAATCTACGACAGATTGCGGGAGCGTATCGACTTCAGCATCCTGCGCATTGCAGTCTTTGACCCGCGTGGCTACAACGTCACTCAGCATTGTCTCGGGGTAGGGAAGAACCTCCTCACTGATCGCGACCGCTCAATCAGTACCCTGAAAACGCAACTTGGCGCGCTCTTCAGTGAGCCGCAGTTGGCATTCTGTGACGATTTGCAGGGAAGTGCCTACGAGGACGACAACTGGCTCGCCTCTTGTGGCGCCCGCTGTGCCGTCACCATTCCCCTGATCTCCAATAACACTGTGGTCGCAGCAGTAACTCTTGCATCGACCACTAACTCTTTGTCGCGCGAATTCGGCGAAAGAATTGCCCCCGCGCTAACGGAAGTTCTGTTGTCGCTGGTCAAGCAAGACCTCATGGCACAGCAATTGGTCGCTTACAATCGCCAAATTCTCAATCTCACCGGCGCCTTGAAAACAGTAGTATCAGGCGGTGACACTAAGGTCATGTTGCAGGAACTGCTGGAGCTTCTGGTCAAGAAAGTCCCGACCACCTATTGCCGCATGTGGCGCTACCACCCTGAAACCGAATCACTCGAGTTCGTCGCCGATTCGCGCAGTCGCGATATTGGCGAACAAGCGCCGGCGCAGTCGACCATCGCACTCGATCGCGTTCACTGGCACAGACAGGCCGTAATCACTGGCCGCGTGATGGTGATTAATCAGCGCGAAACACGCACGCAAATGGACGAGGATGAAGAATCGCTCGCTCTCATCGCCGGCACTCGTTCGGCCCTGATTATCCCGTTGATGAGCGGTTCAAGAACTATCGGCGTCATCTCACTTGCGGAACTGCGCTGTTGGGAACGCAACAATTTCTCGCTCTCCGAAACGCTCTTCTCGCGTGCCCTTGCAAACATCATCGCGCAGGTGCTGGCCAATCATATCAACAGCGAAGAGACTCAAACCTTGCGCCGTCAAGTTTCTGTCATGCAGCAGCGCAACATCGCCGGCGAGTTGTTCGCCGAACTCCCGATGCGTCTCTCGACACCGTTGACATCGATTATGGCGCGCACTGATCAGTTGATGAATTCCGTAGCGGTCAAGGACGAAGCTGCTTCTGTGCATCTCTTGGCGATCAAACGCCAAACCGAGAAGATCGTCACCGAAGTCCGCAACATCCAGGACATCCGCCGCGGCATGCAAACGACCATTTAGTAGCTTTATCTCTGCATTGGTGCCCCACCGCTTGCGGTGGGATTCTTCTACTCGAGCATCTCAGTTACTCCACTTAGCGAAGGACGTAAGGGGGCGTGTCGAAGCATGTAGACGATCACTTATTGGGGGGGTTGCTCCGTTGAATGGAGGGGTGGCCCAAGCCGAAGAATGAGGCTTGGAGACGGGGTCCTTATCCTGCCCGTTGAACACATCTGTCCTGGGAAGCCTTGTCATTCCCGCTGGAAGGGAGAGGGCATGGTGAGGGCGCCATTCGCCTACTGATTGTGCGCGGCAGACGTCCTGAGGCTCTCTCATAAGTCAAGACCGAGTTAGGTGCCCCACCGCTTGCGGTGGGATTCATCTAATCGTGCATCGTAGTTATTCCCCTTAGCAAAGGGGGCAAGGGGGTTGTGTAGTTCATATGCTTGGAAAGCAATCTGTGCGCTGCAAACGTCCTCGGCTGCCCGCTCTTAAGGACAGGGCGCTTAAACAACCCGTCCCTTTTCCGGATTCGGATCTTTCCCTCTTTTCAAAACTATAATCGGCGCCTCTGTCGGACATCCCAATCGAAACGGAAACCAATGTCCCACTCCGCTTGAAGTGTACACCTGCGAATTGCCTTTCTTATATTGTCCCCAAACATATCGTTCGCCGCCCCATTCATTGAAGATCGGCTCGCCCATAAAACCTATCTGGCATCCATGCGTGTGTCCGGAAAGCGTAAGTTGAACACCCCGCTCAATCGCCGTATCAAATCCGCTCGGGCGGTGGCTCATCACTACCTTGAAACTGTCGCTGCTCGACTGGTCCAGTGCCCGGTCAAACGTATTGCGCAGAAAATCGTCATATCGATCACCCATACGCCGTGGATCATCCGCACCGCCGACATACAATTCTGCCTTGCCAACCTTGATCGCAACACCGCGATCAATCAGCATCGGCACACTGCTCTTGTCAAACGCCGCAATAACTTCCGGCGCCCCGCGATAGTAATCGTGATTACCCATCGAAGCGTACGCGCCATACTTCGCCTTGAGCTGTTCCACCAATTTGATGCAATCAGGCAGCATCGTCAAATCATCCGCAATATCGCCGGAGAAAAGCAGAATGTCCGGCTTAAACGGCTCGGCCTTCAACATCAACGCAGCAATATCATCATTGTCCACGTAAGGACCGAGATGACTATCCGACACATGAAATATCTTGAACCCATCGAGATCAGGGGGAAGGTCTTCATAATAGAATGGTATCTCGCGCACATCTACGCCCGAGAAAGCCTTCGTCATTCCTCCCGATCCAAGCGCTACTGCACCCACCGGAAACATCGCTGCCGCGCCCTGAAGCACCAATCGGCGCTGCCGCGATTTCGGCTCATCGTGCTGTGTGTGTCCCTTTTTCTCGCGATTCTTCGTAATGAAATGCATGATCGTATTGATCACACCCGAAAAGGGAAGTGACACCAACAGCGCAAAATTCAGCACCGCCGCAATGGTTGTCATCGTCGCGAAAACATAAATCAACGCTGTGCTGAATTTAAGATAGACCAGTATTGCCCAGCCAAGTGCCGAAGCAAAAGTAAACACCAGTATCCCCAGCGACAACCGCTTAACCGTGCGATTGCGCCACCAAATCGTATTGAGGACGCGCATCAGCAGTACCTGCCCGAGGCCAAGTACCAGCACAAATGCACCGGCTCCCAATGCTAAATAGAATTGCCTCACGTTAGTATCATAACCCTCAACCCCGCCATTGGTTCCTGTGCTAATATTACGGAATGTTGCTAAGTAAAGATGCAACGTCAATCAAGAAGTTCACTGCTCTTGGTGTTCAGACTTCCACCGTCTTCCCGCGAAGCGGAATCCGGGGAGAGTTGGAACCTGGCTCGTAGTTGAAAGGACGACTTCAAAAGGCTTCGTGCGCGGCAGCCTCTCCTCGTCTGCCCGGTTCTTCAATTGATCCGGCTTCACCGATCAGGACGACTGATTCGATGTCGCTTCGTAGGGGCGCGGTTACCGCGCCCGGTGTCTTACCGGCGAAGGTTGAGCCTCTGAGAATTTCCCCTTAGGCGGGGCCGATATCCAGATACTGAGGAGTAATCCAAGGGTAAAGGCACCTCCGCTCAATTCCCCTCTTGAGAGGGGTGCCTTGAGAGCGCGAGGAACGAGCGCACTCAAGGCGGGGTGTGTCTTCCGACCATTCACGAATTCCATTCGCAGTAGAGGGGCTGCGGTGAGGGCCTAATAATGCGCCAAATGCCCCGGCACATAACGGCTCGAATCCGAAAACCGCTCGCTCGCCATCACAACCGTCGCTTCCTCAATATGGAACCCCGACTGCAATAGCGACTGCACCACTTCGACATTTTCGCCATTCACGAAAATCAACTGACGCGCCTGCCCAATCTCAAGTCCATAATTCACTGACATCGCCAATATCGACGACAAATACTCAGGCTTCGTCGCCGCAACCGGACCAATTCGTGCCGTCGCCCCGACAACGCTGTATCCCACCAGCGTTTTGTCATCATAAAACGCCAACTGTGTGTGCTTATCGTCGCCTGTCCAGAAGAAATGCTCCTCCGGTCGTGCCGTCCCGCGTACTTTGATATCAAGTTTCGTCAATCGATTGATCAGCTTATGCGTCGTCACAACTTGCATCGTCAGTCGCATTTTCGGCTTGATCGGCGCGGGTTTCTTATCACCTTTCCAATCACGGGTCATCACCAACAGTGCGATCTGCGGCGTCATTCCCATCTTGCTGTAAATCGCCAGCGCCTGCGGGTTGTACGCAAATGTCGACAGCGCCCAGCGCGTGATCTCGCCATTCTTGCGGCCATAATCCATCGCCAGCTTCAACAATTTCTGGCCGACTCCTGTCGACTGATATTGCGGATCAACGAAGAGATACGCCAGATACCATTCATTTCCTCGTATCAACGCCTGCGTAAATCCGACAATCGCACCTTTGGCATTTAGCGCAACGTAGGACGCTTCCGGATCAACCTTGCGAAAATGAATCATCGTAGGGTCAGCGCTGGTCGCAGTGAACTTGAACGGCTTCTTGCCGCTCCTCTTGAACAAATCATTCATTGTGCGGGCAATCATCTGCCAGCATTCGAACAAATCGCTTTCGCGCGTTCGGCGGACGGTAACTTTGAGCTTTTTCATACACAAATTCTATCACCGGCGCCGTCTCGCTCCAACTAAAAACACTCAATGTTTTTGCGGGAAAATCGCAGTTTTAATACAGTTTTTAGTTTGACACTTTTGCGTTTTAGCCGTACTTTAAAGGCTAATTAGGAACGCTATGCTAACTGACCCTGTACTAGTCGTCAATCAGAACTACGAGCCGTTGGTCACCACCAGCGTTAAGAGAGCTATTGTCTTGGTTTATCTCGGAAAAGCGTCACTCGTCGAAAGCCGCAACGGACATCGCGTCCGCTCGGTCTCGCGTTCGGTCGAAGAACCCTCTATCGTCCGGCTCGAGTTATACGCCCGCGTTCCTTATCGCCAGGTCATGCTCAATCGCAAGAACGTCATCAAACGCGACAACGGCGTCTGCCAGTACTGCGGCACGACCCACGGCAATATGACCGTCGACCACGTCATTCCCACCGTTCGCGGCGGCGCCGACGCCTGGGACAACCTCGTCTGTGCCTGCGAACGCTGCAATAACAAGAAGGGCAACCGCACGCCCGATGAGGCTGGCATGCCGCTCGCCAATCGTCCGCGCAAGCCCAGCCACCTCACCTTTATCCGCCAGCTCGTTCGCAAAGGCGACGAAGTCTGGAAAAAATATCTCTTCGTTGGGTAGAACTAATCAACATGGCTAAAAAAGTTATTCTCTCCGGCATGCAACCTACCGGCAAGTTGCATCTCGGTAATCTCGAAGGCGCCCTCGCAAATTGGGTGCGTCTGCAAAACGAATACGACATGTATTGCTGCATCGTCGACTGGCACGCGCTGACCGCCGATTATGACAAGACCGCTGACCTCGATGACAAAATCGTCCAGATGGCAATCGACTATCTTGCCGCCGGTCTCGATCCGAAAAAGTGCGCCATCTTCATTCAGTCGCAGGTCAAAGAACACGCTGAACTGCACTTGTTGTTCTCGATGATCACCCCGACCCCGTGGCTCGAACGCGTTCCATCGCACAAGGAAAAGGTCGAGAAACTCGGCCTCGACAGCTACGGCTTCCTCGGCTATCCGCTATTGCAGGCCGCCGACATTCTTCTCTATCGCGCTGATTTCGTGCCGGTAGGGAAGGACCAGGTCCCGCATATCGAATTGACCCGCGAGGTCGGTCGCCGTTTCAACGGCATCTATGGCGAGGTCTTTCCCGATCCGCAGGCACTGCTCACCAAGATTCCCGTCGTTCCCGGAATTGACGGCCAGAAAATGAGCAAGTCCTACGGCAACGAGATTCCCATAGCGGAGAAACCCGAAGAGACCGAAGCCAAAATCAAGAAGATGTTCACCGATCCGCAGAAGCTCCGCAAGGGTGATCCTGGCCGTCCCGAAATTTGTCCGGTCTTTGCCTTGCATCAGTTGTATACTCCGCAGGCGGAAATCGACCGCATCGACACCGACTGCCGCTCCGGCGCTCTCGGTTGTGTCGCCTGCAAGAAACAGCTTGCGGACGACATAAATAAAGCGTTAGAACCTATTCGTAGCAAGCGCACGGCGCTCGAAAGCGACATCGACTTTGTCAACGACATGCTCGAGGACGGCGCCAATCGCGCCCGTGTTCGCGCTCAGGAAACGATGACCATGGTTAGAGAGAAGATGAATCTGCGATGAGCAACGATAATTTCTTCGATGATATTCAACCGGTCTCAGAGGCCGATAGCTTCCCGATAAAAATCGAGGGCTTCGAGGGCCCACTCGATCTGTTGCTCTATCTGATTCGCAATCAAGAGATCGACATCTACGAAATTCCCATCGCAACAATTACCGGCCAATATCTCGACTATGTCAAGATGATGAAATTGCTCAACCTCGAAGTTGCCGGCGAATATCTGCTTATGGCCGCCACGCTGATTCGCATCAAGGCGCGTCTGCTGATGCCGCGTCATGCCGAAATCGAAGGCGATGATGAGGACCCGCGCGAAGAGCTGATTATGGCTCTGCTCGAATACAAGCGCTTCAAAGAAGCCTCCGAGAAATTCGCCATCCTCGAAGTCAAAGAGCGCCAGGTGCTCAAACGCGGTGACTTCTCATATCTTAGCCCCGAAGTGCAGGAGACTTTCACCATCGAAGCTACTCTCTACGATCTCGTTCGCTCGTTCTCCGAGGTTATGAAAACCGCCGCCGATCAGCCCAAGCACGAGGTCGACAATTTCGAACTTTCCATCGAGGACCAGGTCGAGTATATCCTCGGCGTGCTCGAAACCACCGAGCAAACCACGCTCACCAACTTGGTGTTGGCGAATCAGCGTCGCATCTACTACGTTGTTACTTTCCTCGCCATTCTCGAATTGGCTAAACTTCAGCGCATCAGCGCCCGTCAGCACCAGCATTTTGGAGAAATCTATGTCGTCCGACTCTAATCAGATTGGCTATACCGAAGACGAAATGAACCTCATCGAAGCGGTGCTGTTTTCCTCGCCGCGCCCGATGCCGGTTACCGAACTCAAGAAGCTCCTGACCTCGCGCCACAAAGGCGGCGTCAAGGGTATCGTCGATAAGCTCAACGAAAAATACACCGCCAACAACAACACCTTCCGTGTTCGCGAGATCGCCGGCGGATTCCAATACTACCTGATCACCGACTACGCCGTGCAGGTCGAGAAGTATTTCTCCGTCCAGCGCGAACGTCGCCTGACTCCAGCCGGTCTCGAAACCCTCGCCATCATCGCCTACAAGCAACCGATTACCAAGGGCGAGATCGAACAGATTCGCGGCGTCGCCGCCGACGGCGTAATCCAGACCTTGCTCGAACGCAAGCTGATTAAACCTGCCGGCAGGGCGGAAAAGATCGGCAAACCGTTACTTTATGCAACTGCCTCTAAGTTCTTGGAATACTTTGGTATCGCCGGCATCGAACAGCTCCCGAAATTGGCCGAGCTTGGCCCCAAAGCCGTCGATCCGCATCGCCAGCCTGAACTCGCTTTCGCCGATTCCGATGAGACTATCGAGGAGAACGAAGCCGAGTCCATGGCGTCTGCCTTGAGCCAACTTGACAAACACCCGGATGTCGACGAACTCGACTCCGACATCGAACTTGATGATCTGGCCGAGACCCTCGAGCCCGACGATGATAAGATCCCCGAAGCTTGACACTGCGACTTAACAAATTCATCTCCCAATGCGGGATGGCGTCCCGGCGCGGGGCTGACACACTCATTGCCGAAGGCAAAGTCGTCGTCAATGGGGAAGTGGTCACAAAATTGGGACACGTCATCGACGAAAACACCGACGAGGTTCTCGTCAACGGCGTCCATTGCCGCCAACCGCAAAGCAACGTCTACATCGCCATGAACAAACCCAAGGGCTACCTTGTCACGCTCAAAGACGACTTTGGCCGCAAGACAATCCAGCGTTTGATAACCAATCTCGGCCACCGTGTCTACCCGATTGGCCGCCTCGATCTCGACTCCGAAGGTCTACTGCTGTTGACCGACGATGGCGAACTCGCCTTTCGACTCGCCCACCCAAGTTACGGCATCAAAAAGCTTTACACGGTTCGCGTGAAGGGTAACTTCAGTCAGGAAAACCTCCGCCACTTCTTTGACGGCATTGCCTTGGAGGATGGTCACGTCGCCCACGCCAAAGCCAAAATCCTCGACAACGACGACAACACTACCTTCCTGTCAATCGAATTGCAGGAGGGCCGCAAACGCGAAATCCGCCAGATGTGCAAAGCCATCGGCTACCCGGTGATCTCGCTTGTCCGCGTCAAATTCGACGACATCACCCTGCAGGGCATCGACAAAGGCAAATGGCGCTACCTTCTCCCCGTCGAGGTCGAACGCCTCAAACGCAAAGTCGGCATGATCTAACTGACGAGCATTTGTGGGCGGTGTCTGGAAACCACCGTCATTCCGGCGAAGGGAACAGTTGAATACGTCTTCCCATGTCATTCTGAACGAAGTGAAGCGTAGCTTTGTTACGCAACCGAACAGATCCTTCGCTGCGCTCAGGATGACAGTGTGGACGGTCTTTCAACAGCCTGTTGGTTGCTGCGTCTCCGACACCACCGTCATTCCCGCGAAAGCGACCCAGCGGACTGGTCGTTGCGTTCACCGCACTTACCGAAACTCAGCGGATCTGACCTGACTTGCTCATTTCTCGGGAATATTCTCCCTGTCCGTCTTTACCAACTCCAGAGGGATCAAATGTCGAAATACGCAAACCAGCTTTTCCATCTCCTTAGTTCACTCTTGATCACACTCTGTTCGGTCAATTCCCAAGCCCAAGATGTCACCGAAATCCAACCACTCGATTCACTTTCCCTTAACCTTCACTTTGACACAACAAACTATCTCTATGGCCAGAACATCATCGCCTATGTTTCGCTCATCAACTATTCTGACCACACTATTGAGGTTGGCGATATTCGCTTGAACCTTCGAGAGCTGTCACTATTGAACAGGGAAGGCGAGTCGTTGATACAGCAGGATTTCTATTTGAGCGGGAGTCTTGGGCAAAGAAAATATTCATTGGCCGCCGGTGACTCACTTGTGGCTATACACTATCTCTGCAAGTATAGTCGTTCCGATTATGTGAAGCGAGATGGCACGGATTGCCTTACAATCGGTGAAACACAGGTGCAAGCAGGCTATCGAAATCAAGTATTCTCACCATATGTGACTATCCATATCGACCAGCCGACAGGGGATGAAAGCTTGGCCTACCAAATGTTTAGACGGATACCTCAGATCGCAACAAGACGAGATTGGATGCGGCCGTTGGCTATGATTGACAGCCTCATAGAATTACATCCGCAGAGCAAGTATGTACCTGAAGCGTGCAGAAGTGGCCTCTTAACGGCGTTAATGGCTGAAGATTCATCCAGAATTACGAGTTATTGTACGATCCTTATTCATTCTAATCCAAACCGCGAATACGCAATCGCCGGCTTCGACAATATCTTGGCAGTAGTACCGCCCTCCTCCATCGCCTCCTTCTGCGACTCCATCGCAACCACCTACCCCAACACCCGCGTCGGCGCTCGCGCCCTTGAAAAACTCACCGCTCTCAAGACCGAAAAACACTAACAAATCCCCCCATTTTCCCCTCACTTTTCCCTTGATAATCCCTTGCCCCCGACTATATTAAATAGCTGTACTGGTTTGCATGACACAGAAACGGAGACTGACCGATATCGTAATCGCCATCGACGGCCCCGCCGGGGCAGGGAAGAGCACCACCGCTCGCGAAGTCGCGCGCCGGCTCGACCTGTTGTTCCTCGACACCGGAGCCATGTACCGGGCGATCACGCTTAAGGCGATCCGTAGCGGCCTTGATCTTAACGATCAGCCGAAGATTGTCGACATGACAAACAGTACGACGTTGTTGTTCAAGATCATCGATCACGAACAACATCTGTTCATGGACGGCGAAGACGTCTCGGCGGAAATCCGCCGCCCCGATGTCACCGCCGGTACCACTCCGATTTCCGGCCACGCCGAGGTCCGCAAAATCCTCGTCAAGTGGCAGCAGGAAATCGGCGCTCGCGGCGGCGTTGTCGCCGAAGGACGTGACACTACCTCGGTCGTTTTTCCGAACGCCGAAGTGAAGATATTTATGCTGGCCGATCTGCAGGCGCGCGCCGAACGACGAGTGCGCGATCTGGCAAAGATCGGCGTGACGACAACCGTCGCCGAACAGCAGGAACTTTTAGCGAAACGCGATCACGCGGATTCGAGTAGGGCGGCATCGCCACTTACCAAAGTGCCAGATGCACGTGAGATTGACACTTCTAACCTTACCTTCGAAGAGCAGGTCCAAAAAATCATTGATCTCGCCCATCAGGTAACCACAGTTTGAGTCTCGTATATCGCCTTGCCCAAATTTCAATCCGTCTCGCGGGATGGCTTCTGGGGTGGAAAGTCATCGGTCGCGAAAATGTTCCCGCAGGTCCGGCGCTGATTGCGTCTAACCACCTCTCGAATTATGACCCGCCCATGTTGGGGTCGGTCTTGTCGATGAGAGTGTTTTATTTCGCCAAGGTCGAACTGTTTCGCAATAGGGCGATTGGTTGGTTTCTGCGCGGCGTCCATGCCTTTCCGGTAAATCGCGGCAAAGCCGACCGCCACGCCTGGAAACAGTCGCAGGACATTCTCAAGCGCGGTGATCAGTTGATCTTCTTTCCGGAAGGCACGCGCTCGAAAGACGGCGAAGTCCAATCCGGTCAGCCCGGCATGGCGCGTCTCGCATTCGCCACCGGAGCACCGGTCGTCCCTGCAGCCATCTGCGGGTCGAATCGTATAAAAGATGTCTTGTTCCGCCGCGCCAAATTGCGCGTCGGATTCGCGCAGCCGATCTACTTGAGCGATTACGATTCGCCCGAGGATGACAAGGCGCGCTATGATAAATTGACGGACGACGTCATGGCCGCGATTCGCCGCCTCAAAACGGAAATCGAAGCCACCTGACGGCCGGCGGCGAGGGCAGGCCTGCCGAAGGCGCGTAGGTCAGGGCCCTGCGCTCCTCGGAGCAAGGGCCAGGTTCGGTAGGTCAGACATTCTTGTCTGACATCCCGTTCAACGGGACCAGCGCTTTCCCCTCCTCTGGGAGGGGGCGAGTTCGACAGCGACATTCAAGTCACCCAAGCGGTGGGGCACCGATGTTGACCGATGACACCGTCTTAATTCCCCTCTTGAGAGGGGTGGCTCCCCGACGAAGTCGGGGAGACGGGGTGTGTAGATTCGAGAAAAAAGCCCGGAAGGGTTATCGCTATATTTTAGGAGGAAGACATTAATGTCTGAAGAAACCACAAAAACCACAAAGAAAGCTAAAACGACTGGAGGTGAGACGCCCGAGAAGAAGTCTACCAGTAGATTAGTAAAAGCATCCGGTACCAAGAAGGTCAGCAAAGCTGAACAAAAAGGTACCACGATGATCACGGAGTTCGCATCCGAAGTCGGAGCGATGGCCACTGATCGTCAGCGCCGCGTCTCCGAGAAGGCGACTCGTCGTGCCGAATCTACTCCGGTGACTTTTGCTCACGTTGATGCAATCAAGCAAACCGATCTCGATGATGACGATTATTCATCCAAGGAGTACGAAGATCTCCTGAATATGTATAATCACACGCTCCAGGATATCAAGGAGGGTGAGATTATCAAGGGCCGCGTGCTCGATATCACCCGCGAGGATGTCATTGTCGACGTTGGCTTCAAATCTGAAGGCATAATCTCGCTTGATGAGTTCTCCGAACCGATCAATATCAAGGTCGGCGATGAGATCGATGTCTATCTCGAATCCGTCGAGGACCAGAACGGCCAGCTAATTCTCTCCAAGCAAAAAGCCGATTTCATGCGCGTTTGGGACAAGATCCGCGAAGCGCACGATGCCGGCGAGCTTGTTGAAGGCCGCCTCATGCGCCGCATCAAGGGCGGTATCGTTGTCGACTTGTTCGGCGTCGATGCTTTCCTGCCGGGCTCGCAAATCGCCCTGCGCCAGGTGCCGGATTTCGATGAATTGATCGGAAGAACTCTTCATCTTAAAATAATAAAGCTGAATAAGAGCCGCCGCAATATCGTGGTCAGCCGCCGCGTCGTGCTCGAGCAAGAGCGCGAACAAATGCGCGGCAAACTGCTCGAACAGATCGAAGTCGGCCAGGTCCGCAAGGGCGGCGTCAAGAACATCACCGACTTCGGTGTGTTCATCGACCTTGGCGGTCTCGACGGTCTTCTCCATATCACCGACATGTCGTGGGGCAGAATTGCCCATCCGTCCGAAGTCGTCCAACTGGGCGACGAGATCGAAGTCAAGATTCTCGACTTCGACAAAGAGACCGGACGCATATCGCTTGGTATGAAGCAGCTCACCGAATACCCGTGGGAAAAGATCGGCGAGAAATTCCCGGTCGGCTCCAAGGTTAACGGCACTGTCGTGTCATTGACCGATTACGGCGCCTTCGTCGAACTTGAGAAGGGCATTGAGGGCTTGATCCACATCTCCGAAATGAGCTGGACCCAGCACATCAAGCATCCTTCCAAGATCATGAACGTCGGCGACAAGATCGACGCCATCGTCTTGGCCGTCGATAAGGACAACGAAAAGATTTCTCTCGGAATCAAGCAGATGGAACCGGATCCCTGGACGATTCTCGATCAGAAATATCCGATCGGCTCCAAGGTGCGCGGCAAGGTCCGCAACCTGACGACCTTCGGCGCCTTTATCGAACTCGAAGAAGGCATCGACGGCCTCGTGCATATCTCCGATATGTCGTGGAATCGCCGCATCCAGCATCCTTCCGAAGTCATGAAGAAGGGTCAGGAAGTGGATGTCATCGTCCTCAAGATCGACCGCCAGAATCGCCGCATCTCGCTTGGCTACAAGCAGCTCTTCGACGATCCGTGGCCGGCTTATGCGATGAAGTATTCCGTCGGTTCCGAATGCGTCGGCACCATCACCCGCGTCCTTGATCGCGGCGTCATTGTTGAACTTGGCAATGAAGTCGAAGGCTTCGTCTCCACGCATCAGCTCGGCGTTCCGAATCTGCAGAAACCTGCGGATGCCTTCAAGGAAGGCGACGAGATTCCGTTGAAGGTGGTCGAATTCGATCAGACTCAACGCAAGATTGTTCTCTCTGTCGATGACTACTATCGTGGCAAAGACAAGACTGAACACGAATCATTCGTCGCCGGTCATCCGACAACTGTCGGCAACCAGATGGCTTCCGCAATGGAAACCGCGATGGGCGCCGAAGACGGCTCCACCGCCGAGGGTGACGCCACCGCGTAATATAGTTTGGTAGGTCAGACATTCTTTCGCGAATAAAGGACTCGCTCCAGAGTCGCCTTTCTGGGGGCGGGGGTGGCGCCTGCCGCGTTCGTCTCCATACAGGGTGCGGATAACCTCCGCACCCTTTTTGTTTGCTGCAA encodes:
- a CDS encoding GAF domain-containing protein → MSQYLYLVLLVMTSYGLSRSRERLFGDSPETYNKLMAGLVSWGLLLLLTSIANSDLINKIPILSDAQYRYPLEALLLVAGGTFIVSAIFTWLPRLIAARETTSALQARSDYTSEMTRILKANSRDMHQLQHAVARLLKFTSVDTIRVNKPIIDPDPVVNTGLENRLSQFYDVLSEGNYVFLSEGFGHHTTPVALMPIRVDQEGVDAILGLWTSADVVTDSLLDNLQLTTDVLMIGGFASGVEHESNDPYESLFNSLRVDLMDADRISDHIRQIYDRLRERIDFSILRIAVFDPRGYNVTQHCLGVGKNLLTDRDRSISTLKTQLGALFSEPQLAFCDDLQGSAYEDDNWLASCGARCAVTIPLISNNTVVAAVTLASTTNSLSREFGERIAPALTEVLLSLVKQDLMAQQLVAYNRQILNLTGALKTVVSGGDTKVMLQELLELLVKKVPTTYCRMWRYHPETESLEFVADSRSRDIGEQAPAQSTIALDRVHWHRQAVITGRVMVINQRETRTQMDEDEESLALIAGTRSALIIPLMSGSRTIGVISLAELRCWERNNFSLSETLFSRALANIIAQVLANHINSEETQTLRRQVSVMQQRNIAGELFAELPMRLSTPLTSIMARTDQLMNSVAVKDEAASVHLLAIKRQTEKIVTEVRNIQDIRRGMQTTI
- a CDS encoding metallophosphoesterase — protein: MRQFYLALGAGAFVLVLGLGQVLLMRVLNTIWWRNRTVKRLSLGILVFTFASALGWAILVYLKFSTALIYVFATMTTIAAVLNFALLVSLPFSGVINTIMHFITKNREKKGHTQHDEPKSRQRRLVLQGAAAMFPVGAVALGSGGMTKAFSGVDVREIPFYYEDLPPDLDGFKIFHVSDSHLGPYVDNDDIAALMLKAEPFKPDILLFSGDIADDLTMLPDCIKLVEQLKAKYGAYASMGNHDYYRGAPEVIAAFDKSSVPMLIDRGVAIKVGKAELYVGGADDPRRMGDRYDDFLRNTFDRALDQSSSDSFKVVMSHRPSGFDTAIERGVQLTLSGHTHGCQIGFMGEPIFNEWGGERYVWGQYKKGNSQVYTSSGVGHWFPFRLGCPTEAPIIVLKRGKDPNPEKGRVV
- a CDS encoding GNAT family N-acetyltransferase, which codes for MKKLKVTVRRTRESDLFECWQMIARTMNDLFKRSGKKPFKFTATSADPTMIHFRKVDPEASYVALNAKGAIVGFTQALIRGNEWYLAYLFVDPQYQSTGVGQKLLKLAMDYGRKNGEITRWALSTFAYNPQALAIYSKMGMTPQIALLVMTRDWKGDKKPAPIKPKMRLTMQVVTTHKLINRLTKLDIKVRGTARPEEHFFWTGDDKHTQLAFYDDKTLVGYSVVGATARIGPVAATKPEYLSSILAMSVNYGLEIGQARQLIFVNGENVEVVQSLLQSGFHIEEATVVMASERFSDSSRYVPGHLAHY
- a CDS encoding HNH endonuclease yields the protein MLTDPVLVVNQNYEPLVTTSVKRAIVLVYLGKASLVESRNGHRVRSVSRSVEEPSIVRLELYARVPYRQVMLNRKNVIKRDNGVCQYCGTTHGNMTVDHVIPTVRGGADAWDNLVCACERCNNKKGNRTPDEAGMPLANRPRKPSHLTFIRQLVRKGDEVWKKYLFVG
- the trpS gene encoding tryptophan--tRNA ligase; this translates as MAKKVILSGMQPTGKLHLGNLEGALANWVRLQNEYDMYCCIVDWHALTADYDKTADLDDKIVQMAIDYLAAGLDPKKCAIFIQSQVKEHAELHLLFSMITPTPWLERVPSHKEKVEKLGLDSYGFLGYPLLQAADILLYRADFVPVGKDQVPHIELTREVGRRFNGIYGEVFPDPQALLTKIPVVPGIDGQKMSKSYGNEIPIAEKPEETEAKIKKMFTDPQKLRKGDPGRPEICPVFALHQLYTPQAEIDRIDTDCRSGALGCVACKKQLADDINKALEPIRSKRTALESDIDFVNDMLEDGANRARVRAQETMTMVREKMNLR